The nucleotide sequence CCTGAAGAGCAGGCTCTACTTCCTGTACGTCGTTGGCGCGTTGACTGATGTGTTGGCCGACAATGATCTGGTGATCCGCATCTACATTAATTTGAGCATTGTAGCTGTATTCGCAGTACCCCTTCTTGCTCATCATCCGGGCATCATGGTCTGCAAAGCTAATCTGTTTCTTGTCGTCTATTGGCTCGTCCGGATTGAGGGCTTTCTCACGCTCTTCCAGTGCTTTTTTAGCAGCCTTAATTTTCTTCAGCCGTTCTTCTTTAAACAGGAGGTCTTCAGGAATACTGTAGCCATTGGTTTCTTTGTAGGCGTCGTCTTCTTCCTGATCGCACTGGCTGGCTTTTTTGATCAGTTCATCAACCTCAGCGCTGAGTTCTGCCTCTTTGGCTTTAAGCCGGCCGTAGCTCATGGCCTTATGCTTTGAACTGTTGGCTTTGAATTTCGAACCATCCAGGCTGATATGCCCAAGCGATGCCAGTTTCAGCTCCATCGCCAGCTTGACGGACTGTTTGAAACAGTCATGAAAAAACGACAGGTTGTTTTTGCGGAAGTCCCCCAGGACCCGAAAGTTTGGGCAATTCATCTGAGAGATGTACATGAATGCCAAGTCCTGCCGACACCGTTTTTCTATTTCACGGGAGCTGAATACACCATGACTGTAGGCGTAGATCAGGATACCTACGATCAGCTTGGGTGGGTAGGCATGCTGTCCAAGGTGATGGTACTGCTTTTCAACTTCCGAGGTATCAATGTTCTGGAAGATGGTCTCATAGATGTAGCAGTCATGATCTTTGGGAAGAAGATCAAAGATGTTGGTTGGAAACAGCAGGTGCTGGTCGAACTCAACAGGGCTATCCTTGAATTTTGGTGGTGGCGACATCAGGCTTCATCAGGGCTGCGTTTTGAACGCTATTATATCAGATAAATCCTATTCTCGGTCAGGCTCCTAGGAGCCTGTCGGACTTGTAACAAGTCCAGAAAAGAAGGCGGCATCATAACCCTGCTGCCTGTTTAAGCTACTGTGCAAGCTGTTCTCACAACCGCCACTCTTACCCGTAAATAGTAAAACATCGCCCAAAAAGCTCTGTATGCAGCCAGAAGTTGAATCATAAATAACCAATTTTCAATGTCCGCCATCGCCATGGCAAACATTTTCTTCAGATTGAAGCCTGTGCAGAGCAGATCCCATTCAGCAGACACCTCTGCAAAGCCTCGAACCAGAAATTGGCGATACCCCATCACTTCTTTCTGTATTCCAAAGGTTGGTTCAATCGTACTTTTCCGCAAGGCATAAACAGCCCGACCTTCTTTTGTCTGCAGCCGCCAACGCATCAGGTCTAATGCTGTTACATCGTCGCCTTCCGGCATAGGATCATCAGGTTTAAAGCGCTCCATCAAAGGTTTATTGTGGGCATCACGCTTCTCTGCGATATACGCAGTTGCGCCATAGTTATCCACAGCTGACACATTACTCTCACTGAAGTAGCCTGTGTCTGCCAGGATCGCTTCGGGCTTGCCAAGTTCGTCTTCACGAGTTGCCAGTTCTTCAAGGGCTGGCTCTACCTGCTGTTTGTCGTTTGTTGCCTGAGTAATGTGTTTTTCTACGATCAGTCCGCTTTCAACATCAACTGCAGCCTGCGCATTATAAGCTTGTTCATAACTGCCGCCTGATGTTGGCATGATGCGGGAATCACGATCTGTCAGATTGACCTGGTCTTTGTCTCTTGGGTCTGCCTCTGGGGCTTTGGGTTCTCTACCCCTCGGCTTTTTTCCAGACTCCCTGATCGCTTCCCTGCGAGCCACTTTTTCCTCATATTCTTCCAGCTCGTATTGGTATCGCTCCTCAGCGCGACGCTCTATTTCTGCTTTTGCTTCGGCAATAACAGCAAGGCGATCTTCCCTACGCTTGAGCTCCTCTGGAATAGAAAGCTCTTCAGGCTGCTCTTCTGCATCGGCTTTCTCTGCCATTTTCAGGAGCTCATCCACCTCAGACTTGAGCTGTTTTTCCAGCTTGCAGGCATACTCGTAGCTGAGGGCTTTGTGTTTGCTGGCATTCGCTTTCATTTTGGTGCCATCCAGACTGATGGTTCCCATTTTTAACCACTGGGCTTCTTTAGCGATCATTAGAATCTGGGTAAACAGGTTGCTGATTTCCTTGCGAAACCGCTTCCGGAAAGCATTAATACTGTCATGATCTGGGTGTTCATTGGCACAGATATAGCGGAAAGCAATAGAGTCGTGAGTAGCCTTCTCCAGCTTTCGGCTGGAAAAGACACCTGTCGCATAGCCATAAAATAACAGCGAGAGCATGAGCGATGGATGCCAGGCTTTGGAACCTCTACCGCTGTAGGACTTGATGAACGGATCAAGATCGAGCTGCTCGACGACCTCTACAACAAAACGGGCGAGATGACGTTCCGGCAAATAATCATCGACACTGGCGGGAAACATGTCTGGAATACTGCGGTCAACGGGTCTGAAAGTCCATCTCTTCATTTGTCAGAGGTTGCTTGCTTGAAAAGTGATTATTGGCAATTATGCCAGATTTTTGCTCTAAGTCCGACAGGCTCCTAGAACAAGAAAATAAGCACTTGCGTGAACTGGTACACCTCAGCACTCAATGGATTTCAGCTTATATTGCAATGCAGGCTGAATACCGTGCCGGACATTGAGATATAACGATGTTACTGCGTCCTAAATCCTTGCGTTCAGAGGCACTGGAAAGCTACATGATTCGGTTGGCTGATTTGTACGGATATACATCTCAGCAGCTGATAGAGCGATTTCATATAATTCTGGACGAAGAAGATCAGAAGTTGTCTGGCGCATTACCTGGGAACCTTTGGCAGCTCAATATTTATCATGCCAACACTTCATCTTCCTTTCGTGTTGAGTGCCTGGAAGTACTGGCAGAAAAGATGGGTAGGGGTCGCTTGCCCATTATGGAGCTGGCTGTTTACCGATCCAGAACAAAGTATGGATTAAGGCATCATTCTCTTTTTTGGCAGGGACTGGATATCCCTCGTTTTTATGTTCGTAAGGAATGCATCCCTGTCTGCCCCCTATGTTTTCAGGAAGACGAGAAACCGTTTATGCCTTTTTACTGGCATTTACATCTCGTAAGAGCCTGTAGCAAGCATGGTTGTAAACTCATCGAGCAATGCCCGGACTGCATGGAGAGCCTCAACTATATTCATACAGGCAATTTGAAAGGCTGCTCATGTGGTAAAGAGTACAAAAGCATGCCTGCAGAAATCGCACCGGAGCCACTCATTCATCTTGCAGCCAAGGTTCAGGAAGAAAAAGTTACCGCTGAGAATTTCGATAATCTACTCTTCGAACTTGAAGATATACATCAGCTATTCGGAATGATTTTGTGGTTTTACTCTTATGTGGCAGAGCGTGGAAGCAAGAGAAGTTTTACAGATGAAACGTTGTTAGATTGCATTGCTTTTTTTGATAAATGGCCTCAAAATCTCCACACATTACTCAAAGAAAAAATAGAAACAGCCATTGTACTTGCTGACCGGCGTTTTTCAGAAACATCTTTCCAGTCTATTTTTAGAAATCTTCTGTTTGCAAGCAAGCGACTTCCAAGTAATGTTCTTAGCTCCAATCCAGTACTCAAAGAAGTTTTTACGTATTTAGATCAATGCATTCATGCAGATAATGAACTGTCTGAAATAGGCTATAGCCTGCTTAATGGATATGAAGTAGCAACACTTCTTGATACTGATGACGAACAGGTAGCCAGACTTCTGGATGAAGGGAAATTACCCGTTTCAAAAAGGCTGAAAGACAGCACTGCATTCAACCCCAAGATCCCACTATTCCCTTTAAAAAGCACATTTAATGTCTGGCTGGCCGGATTTCAGTCTCGTCTTTCTAATCGTCATATTTATATGTCCAGGTGGTGACATGGTTGTATTAGATGAGCTGATAAAAGAGACGGAAAGCAAGAGGCTGGATAAAACGTTGAAAAAGGCATTTTCTGCTCTTGCTGATCCAGTCATCATAGATGGAAAAGAAAACGAAACCCTGCTTTTCTTGATAAACCGTACAATAAAAGGCAACAAGAAGTTTCTGGATGAAAACTCCCTGAAGCTTCTCAGGGATGAGCCTTGGCGTAATGATGTCCTTAAAGTTACGGAATGGATACATACCCATAATCTCAAGTACCCATACAGTAAAGCAGACGGATGCATCTTCTATTATGAAAAAAACCTGCGTTTCCGGAAAAACAAAATACTTGGCTATGCAAAAGATTCAAAACAGATCAATAAGTGCCAGTTTTTGGTAACAGAGTTTTTCTGGAAGGGTAGTGTAACCAGCTTGGTTGAGCAGTTTGCCTTTTATGGTGAAGATGACTGTAGTCTTGTGGATCAGTTGATAGAGCTTGGACTCTCACAGGAGTGTATCCCAGCATTCCAGAAAAAATGTTCAGAAGCAATAAAAATCAGATTGCCTGATTCTGTACACCAACACTGTAAGCAGGTGCGTTTTTTTCAAGCGGATGGCAAATCTATTGCCGTCACCCCTGTTGTTAGTACCGGGATACAGCGAACTATTCATAAACTGACTAGGAGCCTGACCGAGAATAGGATTTATCTGATATAATAGCGTTCAAAACGCAGCCCTGATGAAGCCTGATGTCGCCACCACCAAAATTCAAGGATAGCCCTGTTGAGTTCGACCAGCACCTGCTGTTTCCAACCAACATCTTTGATCTTCTTCCCAAAGATCATGACTGCTACATCTATGAGACCATCTTCCAGAACATTGATACCTCGGAAGTTGAAAAGCAGTACCATCACCTTGGACAGCATGCCTACCCACCCAAGCTGATCGTAGGTATCCTGATCTACGCCTACAGTCATGGTGTATTCAGCTCCCGTGAAATAGAAAAACGGTGTCGGCAGGACTTGGCATTCATGTATATCTCTCAGATGAATTGCCCAAACTTTCGGGTCCTGGGGGACTTCCGCAAAAACAACCTGTCGTTTTTTCATGACTGTTTCAAACAGTCCGTCAAGCTGGCGATGGAGCTGAAACTGGCATCGCTTGGGCATATCAGCCTGGATGGTTCGAAATTCAAAGCCAACAGTTCAAAGCATAAGGCCATGAGCTACGGCCGGCTTAAAGCCAAAGAGGCAGAACTCAGCGCTGAGGTTGATGAACTGATCAAAAAAGCCAGCCAGTGCGATCAGGAAGAAGACGACGCCTACAAAGAAACCAATGGCTACAGTATTCCTGAAGACCTCCTGTTTAAAGAAGAACGGCTGAAGAAAATTAAGGCTGCTAAAAAAGCACTGGAAGAGCGTGAGAAAGCCCTCAATCCGGACGAGCCAATAGACGACAAGAAACAGATTAGCTTTGCAGACCATGATGCCCGGATGATGAGCAAGAAGGGGTACTGCGAATACAGCTACAATGCTCAAATTAATGTAGATGCGGATCACCAGATCATTGTCGGCCAACACATCAGTCAACGCGCCAACGACGTACAGGAAGTAGAGCCTGCTCTTCAGGCTTTGTCAGAATCTACCGATAGCGCGGCTGTGGATAAATGGAGTATGGACAACGGCTATTTTTCAGGGCCAAATCTGCACACCTTGGATAAACATGGAATAGACGGTTATATCGCTACTGACAAGGAAGAAAAACCGGCTGTTACGGACCTTGAAAATACTGATCGAAAATTTGTCAAAGCGGATTTTACATACAATATTGAAGCTGACGTCTTCATCTGTCCGGCTGGGGAAAAATTGGTTACCAATCCAGCCAGTAAAGCTAAGAGGAAAGGCTACCGGGCAAACAAGGAAGTATGCCGAGAGTGCGCTTACCGCTCCAGATGCAGTGGCTCCAAGAAAAGTGCAGGCAAGGTAATTCGCACAGACAAGTTTGAAACTGCACGACAAGCCATGAATAAAAAAATGGAAACAAGCGAAGCGAAAGCGGTATACGAACGTCGCAAAGTAATAGCGGAACCGCCGTTTGGTCAGATAAAAAACTCTGGATTCAGGAGTTTCAGTCTGCGCGGGAAAGAGAAAGTGGAAGCAGAGTTTTCACTGGTATGCACAGTGCATAATTTCAAAAAAATTGTGAAGAAAGCTTTAACGGGGTCACTCCGTCTTGAGGATTTAAAAAAGGTTGAAAAAGCGGCATAAAGGTAAAGAAAAGCTGTAAATTGGCAAAAATGAGCAAATCAACCTCAAAAAGTGGTTGTTTTTTGCTCATTTTGAATTTTGCGAAACCTTTAGGAGGACTGCCTAAGCTATTCTCGGTCAGGCTCCTAGAGACCCGGACATATTCGGAACAACTATTTTTCATGACCGTCCTTCCTCTCTGGGAACCTTTGTCAGCGCTTGCGGTGGGAGGGTCAGATGCTTGAACTATCCACCAAGACTCGGAAGTAACGATCGTTCAACAGATCACTTAATCAAGCAATGGAGCTATAAGCATCATTTATTGAATGAAAAAGTATTATTCAGCAAACAAGCAATCAATCTTCTTTTTGGAATGCTCAAGAAAGATAAAGCGTTCTCAACTTATCAGGCTGCAAAAGTTAGAAGAGAGGAAAGGGAGCAACGCCTGAAACATCTGGTAGAAGAACTCTTTTCTGATATTTTAATCCTCCAATCCAAACCCCTAACAGAGTACCCAAGGCTATCGAGAGAAATCGATGGAAGTCTGGAGAAAAGCGTGATCATGGGTGATTTCGACCATGAACAAGCAATCAATCATTTCACTCGCCAGATTCATGAGCAGCTAGAAAGAGGTAAATATAGTCAGGATTTAGCTTACCAGCCAGTCCTGATAGAAGCTGTTGCTAATGGGGTCAAATCCTTCTTCAAGAAGGGAAGTTCAAGAAAGCTACCTGAAGATTCTATCTACTTACATTTCGAGAGACTGTTAGCGTACGGCTCCAATTGTCAAAGCTCCCCTTACCTGATTGGTCTTCCCAGCCTGACTGCCTTTGCAGGTCTTGTTGATGCATTTTTATTGAAGCTGGGAGTGGCAAAAAAAGTAGGGTTTGCGATAGGGCTTCGCCGCTTTGCCCGAAGAAAGGGGCATCCACTGGCAAAACAAATTTGCAAAAATCATGTTGTCAGAAATGATACAGTCATCGACAGCCAGCACTGCGACATAGAGTTTGATTTGATTGTTCAACTGGATGAAGCATACTCAGAGCTTGATTGCAGTAGTCGTAATTTATATAGATGCCTTCCCAGACGCT is from Endozoicomonas gorgoniicola and encodes:
- a CDS encoding IS1182 family transposase — translated: MSPPPKFKDSPVEFDQHLLFPTNIFDLLPKDHDCYIYETIFQNIDTSEVEKQYHHLGQHAYPPKLIVGILIYAYSHGVFSSREIEKRCRQDLAFMYISQMNCPNFRVLGDFRKNNLSFFHDCFKQSVKLAMELKLASLGHISLDGSKFKANSSKHKAMSYGRLKAKEAELSAEVDELIKKASQCDQEEDDAYKETNGYSIPEDLLFKEERLKKIKAAKKALEEREKALNPDEPIDDKKQISFADHDARMMSKKGYCEYSYNAQINVDADHQIIVGQHISQRANDVQEVEPALQALSESTDSAAVDKWSMDNGYFSGPNLHTLDKHGIDGYIATDKEEKPAVTDLENTDRKFVKADFTYNIEADVFICPAGEKLVTNPASKAKRKGYRANKEVCRECAYRSRCSGSKKSAGKVIRTDKFETARQAMNKKMETSEAKAVYERRKVIAEPPFGQIKNSGFRSFSLRGKEKVEAEFSLVCTVHNFKKIVKKALTGSLRLEDLKKVEKAA
- a CDS encoding IS1182 family transposase, translated to MSPPPKFKDSPVEFDQHLLFPTNIFDLLPKDHDCYIYETIFQNIDTSEVEKQYHHLGQHAYPPKLIVGILIYAYSHGVFSSREIEKRCRQDLAFMYISQMNCPNFRVLGDFRKNNLSFFHDCFKQSVKLAMELKLASLGHISLDGSKFKANSSKHKAMSYGRLKAKEAELSAEVDELIKKASQCDQEEDDAYKETNGYSIPEDLLFKEERLKKIKAAKKALEEREKALNPDEPIDDKKQISFADHDARMMSKKGYCEYSYNAQINVDADHQIIVGQHISQRANDVQEVEPALQALSESTDGAAVDKWSMDNGYFSGPNLHTLDKHGIDGYIATDKEEKPAVTDLENTDRKFVKADFTYNIEADVFICPAGEKLVTNPASKAKRKGYRANKEVCRECAYRSRCSGSKKSAGKVIRTDKFETARQAMNKKMETSEAKAVYERRKVIAEPPFGQIKNSGFRSFSLRGKEKVEAEFSLVCTVHNFKKIVKKALTGSLRLEDLKKVEKAA
- a CDS encoding TniQ family protein, producing the protein MLLRPKSLRSEALESYMIRLADLYGYTSQQLIERFHIILDEEDQKLSGALPGNLWQLNIYHANTSSSFRVECLEVLAEKMGRGRLPIMELAVYRSRTKYGLRHHSLFWQGLDIPRFYVRKECIPVCPLCFQEDEKPFMPFYWHLHLVRACSKHGCKLIEQCPDCMESLNYIHTGNLKGCSCGKEYKSMPAEIAPEPLIHLAAKVQEEKVTAENFDNLLFELEDIHQLFGMILWFYSYVAERGSKRSFTDETLLDCIAFFDKWPQNLHTLLKEKIETAIVLADRRFSETSFQSIFRNLLFASKRLPSNVLSSNPVLKEVFTYLDQCIHADNELSEIGYSLLNGYEVATLLDTDDEQVARLLDEGKLPVSKRLKDSTAFNPKIPLFPLKSTFNVWLAGFQSRLSNRHIYMSRW